Proteins from a single region of Primulina tabacum isolate GXHZ01 chromosome 5, ASM2559414v2, whole genome shotgun sequence:
- the LOC142544532 gene encoding putative receptor-like protein kinase At1g49730 — protein sequence MWFLGFSTSSRRSYLIAGAITLVIVLTIILRKWVVYLESQDDKSLEDQSDQKCKEIAPQTISCKIKNYSIRTYSLEELKVATSDFRIRVGVGATSYVYLAELGDGRFGAVKRVMEERGGSQKMFLDEVSVLLRISHPNLVCLMGFCLEKGEQLLLLEYVPRNSLFDRMHTHQGQSAGILSWSDRLSIALDIAYALDYLHSVADPPVIHRDIKSSNVLLIDDSHAKLADFGLCKLGNDPQTAHTPIAVKGSLGYVDTSYLQTGIVSPKSDVYSFGVLLLELITGLRSLQGSFTLAEWTQECRKNCDDVEMLVKMVDPKLNGKVNVEQLRVLVEVANLALASNSETRPDMAHIAYRILTCIGIKDQLPV from the exons ATGTGGTTTCTTGGTTTCTCCACATCAAGCAGAAGAAGCTATTTGATTGCTGGTGCAATAACTCTAGTCATCGTTCTCACGATCATTTTAAGAAAATGGGTTGTGTATTTGGAGTCTCAAGATGATAAATCTTTAGAGGATCAAAGCGATCAGAAGTGTAAAGAGATCGCACCACAAACCATTAGCTGTAAAATCAAAAACTATTCAATCAGGACATATTCACTAGAGGAGCTAAAGGTGGCCACGAGCGATTTCCGGATTCGGGTCGGGGTCGGAGCGACTTCGTATGTGTACCTTGCAGAGCTTGGAGATGGAAGATTTGGTGCGGTGAAAAGGGTGATGGAGGAGAGGGGTGGCAGCCAGAAGATGTTCTTGGATGAAGTCTCGGTTTTGCTTAGGATTTCTCATCCGAATTTGGTGTGCCTGATGGGATTCTGCTTGGAGAAAG GAGAGCAACTTCTACTCCTGGAATACGTCCCAAGAAACAGCCTATTCGACCGAATGCATACCCACCAAGGCCAATCTGCCGGAATCCTAAGCTGGTCCGATCGCCTCAGCATCGCCCTCGACATCGCCTACGCCCTCGACTATCTCCACTCCGTCGCCGATCCTCCTGTCATCCACAGAGACATCAAGTCGTCCAACGTCCTCCTGATTGATGACAGCCACGCAAAACTAGCGGATTTCGGGCTGTGCAAGCTCGGTAACGACCCCCAAACAGCCCACACACCAATTGCGGTAAAGGGTTCCCTCGGCTATGTCGACACAAGTTATCTACAAACCGGAATCGTGTCGCCGAAGAGCGACGTCTATAGCTTCGGGGTTCTACTTCTCGAGCTGATCACCGGGTTGAGATCGTTGCAGGGCTCGTTTACATTGGCTGAATGGACTCAGGAGTGCCGGAAGAATTGTGATGATGTAGAAATGTTGGTGAAAATGGTGGATCCGAAACTTAATGGCAAGGTGAATGTGGAACAGTTGCGGGTTTTGGTGGAAGTGGCGAATCTTGCTCTGGCTTCGAACTCGGAAACGAGGCCGGATATGGCGCATATTGCTTACAGAATTTTGACCTGTATTGGGATTAAGGATCAGTTGCCAGTTTAG